One Porphyromonas pogonae genomic region harbors:
- a CDS encoding outer membrane beta-barrel family protein: MYNIISKYRIVKAILIAGIFIATLSSSMAQNIRGTVVDDSGVPIEFATIICVSDQDGSIIASGLTNSDGRFVFEKINSRTDSLLLKVSCLGFVPWQNKISRKSSVLDSIILTSSVKELGEVVVEARKRAMSFRNGTLSVHVKKLGLTTETAADVIKRLPGVELRENGDVLVGGSPAMIVVNGVKQRMNSNVIKSYLSSMPVGDLEQINVRMSALAEDRLNSSGGAIEIITKKNVVDGYSFSNTTQADFGRKETYRAGDYVNFAGRIKSLSGNAVVGYQKRVSFTERNEYSNKSTYTDPDLNTGTRYNTDAYYGVINLSWQPKSLRGGINIFTSYNLDDRLDHTDEKYNDRAGSVGSTLRRSYDGLADLLSTNVEYKSADSLRHQFHVSYGLLLGMDRNKQEVIGEPKIEYNVDRKLHGNQHTFNGDYIFKKEKLRVKLGSELSIARLNQDNTTNQSFSAFKMDETILGLYGSTDIQLRKNVSLYLGLRGEFSENKFPYMSDPYRVWNTMPMLSIDWQVNPNYTSSLSFSLKTNRPGYFDLAPGIYYQTKDRYEVGNPDLRPSSLYKIKTTHFLYKFVMLTLGLGYEKDSWGSVYGLDKDGLMYTKPLNYADQLYLYGDLSLPFQFFKNKFSGNINLHTQVVKNNNLASEVKDMVLYGGDNWFGRGNIYLSYKPTEQIGFWLYTEYRGRMRDLQMAYDAYGSVDLGFQYAFGKDRRWTLGLSLEDAFNTVEKGSTYKYGDKMLYYKTNPTSQRLLFKLNYRISRNSQTIRVTRNENDTSRFAK; encoded by the coding sequence ATGTATAATATCATAAGTAAGTACCGTATTGTCAAGGCAATCTTGATTGCAGGCATTTTTATTGCCACACTCTCGTCTTCTATGGCACAGAATATAAGAGGTACTGTAGTGGATGATAGTGGCGTACCCATCGAGTTTGCAACTATCATTTGTGTGTCTGATCAAGACGGCTCTATTATAGCATCAGGCTTGACCAATTCTGATGGAAGGTTTGTTTTTGAGAAAATCAATAGTCGTACGGACTCTCTACTTCTCAAAGTGAGTTGTTTGGGTTTTGTCCCATGGCAAAATAAGATCTCCAGAAAAAGCTCTGTGTTGGACTCTATCATACTCACTTCTTCCGTCAAAGAACTGGGAGAAGTGGTTGTGGAGGCTCGTAAACGAGCCATGAGTTTTCGTAACGGCACCTTATCTGTCCATGTAAAGAAGCTTGGGTTGACTACAGAGACTGCTGCTGATGTTATCAAAAGGCTGCCGGGGGTTGAGTTGCGAGAGAATGGTGATGTACTGGTCGGAGGATCCCCTGCTATGATAGTAGTCAATGGCGTGAAGCAACGTATGAACTCTAATGTAATTAAATCTTACTTAAGCTCCATGCCTGTGGGCGACTTGGAGCAAATCAATGTGAGGATGTCTGCACTTGCTGAAGATCGCTTAAATTCCAGTGGAGGTGCTATCGAAATTATCACAAAAAAGAATGTTGTCGACGGTTATTCTTTTTCCAATACCACACAAGCCGATTTTGGTCGCAAGGAAACTTACAGAGCCGGTGACTATGTCAACTTTGCGGGACGTATCAAGTCGCTTTCCGGAAATGCTGTTGTAGGCTATCAAAAGCGTGTCTCATTTACTGAGCGTAATGAGTACTCCAATAAGTCTACCTATACCGATCCCGACCTGAATACTGGTACACGGTACAATACCGATGCATACTACGGAGTCATCAACCTGTCATGGCAGCCTAAGTCTCTGCGTGGGGGGATCAATATCTTTACCTCTTACAACTTGGATGATCGATTAGATCACACGGATGAGAAATACAATGATAGAGCAGGCTCTGTGGGCTCTACTCTTAGACGATCTTACGACGGTCTTGCCGATTTGCTATCTACCAATGTGGAATATAAATCCGCCGATTCGCTGAGGCATCAGTTTCATGTTTCATACGGTCTGTTGTTAGGAATGGATCGGAATAAGCAGGAGGTCATAGGGGAGCCAAAAATAGAATACAATGTAGATAGGAAGCTTCATGGAAATCAGCATACTTTCAACGGAGATTATATCTTCAAGAAGGAGAAGCTTCGTGTAAAATTGGGCAGTGAATTGTCTATCGCTCGGCTAAACCAAGACAATACCACGAATCAGTCTTTTAGTGCTTTTAAGATGGATGAGACTATACTGGGATTATATGGCTCTACAGATATTCAGCTTCGAAAAAACGTATCTTTGTATCTGGGCTTGAGAGGAGAGTTTAGCGAAAACAAATTCCCTTATATGTCCGATCCCTACAGAGTCTGGAATACTATGCCCATGCTATCGATCGACTGGCAAGTAAATCCTAATTATACAAGTTCTCTCAGTTTCTCCCTGAAAACCAATAGACCGGGGTATTTTGATTTAGCTCCGGGTATTTATTATCAGACCAAAGATCGGTATGAAGTAGGAAATCCTGATTTACGTCCCTCATCCCTGTATAAGATAAAGACAACACATTTTCTATACAAGTTCGTTATGCTTACACTGGGGTTAGGGTATGAAAAAGATAGTTGGGGCTCCGTGTACGGGCTGGACAAAGACGGGTTGATGTATACCAAACCTCTCAACTATGCAGATCAGTTATATCTTTACGGAGACCTGTCTCTCCCATTCCAATTCTTCAAAAATAAGTTTAGTGGGAATATTAACCTACATACACAGGTCGTCAAAAACAATAACTTGGCCTCTGAGGTCAAAGACATGGTGCTTTATGGTGGCGACAATTGGTTTGGCAGAGGCAATATCTACCTCTCGTACAAGCCTACGGAGCAAATCGGTTTTTGGCTCTATACGGAATACAGAGGCAGAATGCGAGATTTACAAATGGCCTATGATGCCTATGGAAGTGTAGATCTGGGCTTTCAATACGCATTTGGCAAGGATCGGCGTTGGACGTTAGGGTTATCTCTCGAGGATGCTTTCAACACTGTAGAAAAGGGTTCAACGTATAAATACGGTGACAAGATGCTATACTATAAAACTAATCCCACCAGTCAGCGCTTATTGTTTAAGCTTAATTATAGAATCTCACGAAACTCTCAGACTATACGTGTCACTCGCAATGAAAATGATACCTCCCGCTTTGCAAAATAA
- a CDS encoding TolC family protein has protein sequence MNKFKYYLIMITASCTMEVTAQSYNLDSCVVYARNHSIDRRQSQAQYTLSKANYREAIGKLLPQLEANTNIYFNFGRGLNAETNTYIDVNSFSNNYNLSGSLLIFDGLRSLYEVKRMRYEKESARIGVREAQDLAELATMEAYYNLLYSKGMVTLAGEQLHESGELLTQVTKMEEVGIKSHPDVLEISAREASDKMKLSQAETQLKIAEIQLKERMNYPIDSALVIEDVKPLDDKDINLPDTHNTLAFALKNNPKMLRAQLDERMAQSRARGSWGNLMPVLRMGAGIQTNFSRLMDGGKYEPFRNQLKNKQGSYVGFSLSIPLFTGFTASGNVVRARAQHVITELEAQRTRQKLYSDIAQTIGDLEGAMLSYLQGVKQTEATKAAYDASNARYKAGLVTAIELSATANRYTEARINLLKAQTLYLLKQRWVAYYNGQSAQ, from the coding sequence ATGAACAAATTCAAATATTATCTCATCATGATCACGGCTTCCTGCACCATGGAGGTCACGGCTCAGAGCTATAATCTCGATAGCTGTGTGGTATATGCCCGCAATCATAGTATAGACCGCAGGCAGTCTCAAGCTCAATATACCCTCTCCAAAGCCAATTACCGGGAGGCGATAGGGAAGTTACTGCCCCAGCTCGAAGCGAATACCAATATATATTTCAATTTTGGGCGAGGTCTCAATGCTGAGACCAACACTTATATCGATGTAAACAGTTTTTCCAATAATTATAATCTCTCGGGATCCCTGCTTATTTTCGACGGACTTCGCAGTCTGTATGAAGTGAAGCGCATGAGATATGAAAAAGAGAGCGCCCGTATAGGTGTCAGAGAGGCGCAAGACCTTGCAGAGCTGGCTACCATGGAAGCCTATTACAACCTGCTATACTCCAAAGGTATGGTGACTCTGGCAGGGGAGCAGCTACATGAGAGTGGAGAACTCCTTACCCAAGTGACTAAAATGGAGGAAGTGGGTATCAAGTCACACCCCGACGTGCTGGAGATCTCCGCCCGTGAAGCTTCGGACAAGATGAAACTCAGCCAAGCGGAAACGCAACTCAAGATAGCGGAGATCCAACTCAAAGAGCGTATGAACTATCCTATTGACTCAGCACTGGTGATAGAGGATGTCAAGCCTCTTGATGATAAAGATATTAATCTGCCTGATACACACAATACATTAGCATTTGCCCTGAAAAACAATCCTAAGATGCTACGTGCACAGCTCGACGAGCGTATGGCTCAGAGCCGTGCCCGTGGGTCTTGGGGAAACCTGATGCCTGTGCTGCGGATGGGAGCAGGTATACAAACCAATTTCTCTCGACTCATGGACGGCGGTAAGTATGAGCCTTTCAGGAATCAGCTCAAGAACAAACAAGGATCTTATGTGGGGTTTTCTCTGAGCATACCTTTATTTACAGGCTTCACAGCTTCGGGCAATGTGGTGCGGGCACGTGCGCAGCATGTGATAACAGAGCTGGAGGCACAACGTACACGGCAAAAGCTCTACAGTGATATTGCTCAGACTATAGGTGACCTTGAAGGTGCTATGCTCAGCTATTTGCAGGGAGTAAAACAGACAGAAGCTACCAAAGCCGCCTATGATGCATCCAACGCCCGTTACAAAGCCGGGCTGGTGACGGCTATAGAACTATCTGCTACAGCCAATAGATATACGGAAGCCCGCATCAATCTGCTCAAGGCGCAGACCCTCTATCTCCTCAAGCAGCGTTGGGTGGCATATTACAACGGGCAATCGGCACAATAA
- a CDS encoding efflux RND transporter periplasmic adaptor subunit, which translates to MDRKIEKKKGISRKHIPYIIGGALLLAAVVWMIFGNHASKYSVDKDKVTVSEATSGEFNDYVRINGQVQPISVIQLSAVEGGMVAEKLVEEGSMVQQGQPLVKLTNPMLNLNILDSEAQLAEKQNFLRNTQVTMEQDRLNLKKERLQLKMDIERKKRKSEQFAQLYKERLCSKEEFLQAQEDYELARQSTSLVSERQRQDSLFRGIQVRQMEESLHNMRMNLEMVRARVEDLTIKAPATGQLGLLDVEIGQTVAAGQKIGQVNVLSDYKVEAMIDEHYIDRVKQGLSATFERQDKNFALVVRKVFPEVREKQFKTEFVFQGERPDNIRTGQTYYINLQLGEPVKAVMIPRGNFYQNTGGQWIFVLSKDGRKATKRNISIGKQNPNYYEVLSGLQPGERVITSGYDTFGDAEELILK; encoded by the coding sequence ATGGACAGAAAAATAGAAAAGAAAAAAGGCATATCCCGCAAGCATATTCCCTACATCATAGGCGGTGCTTTGTTGCTGGCGGCAGTTGTGTGGATGATATTCGGAAATCATGCATCCAAGTACTCGGTGGACAAAGATAAAGTAACTGTGAGCGAAGCTACTTCCGGAGAGTTTAATGACTACGTGCGCATCAACGGCCAGGTACAACCTATCAGTGTGATACAACTGAGCGCGGTAGAAGGCGGTATGGTGGCAGAGAAGTTGGTGGAGGAAGGCTCCATGGTACAACAAGGCCAGCCACTGGTAAAACTGACCAATCCCATGCTCAACCTCAATATCCTTGATAGCGAAGCTCAGCTGGCCGAGAAGCAAAACTTCCTGCGTAATACGCAGGTGACTATGGAGCAAGATAGGCTCAATCTCAAAAAAGAACGCCTGCAACTGAAGATGGACATAGAGCGCAAGAAAAGGAAATCAGAACAGTTTGCCCAGTTATATAAAGAAAGGTTATGCTCGAAAGAGGAGTTCCTGCAGGCGCAGGAAGATTATGAATTAGCACGCCAAAGTACATCGCTTGTTTCGGAGCGCCAGCGGCAGGACTCTCTCTTTCGGGGTATCCAAGTAAGACAAATGGAAGAAAGCTTGCACAACATGCGCATGAATCTTGAGATGGTACGTGCTCGTGTGGAAGATCTTACCATCAAGGCTCCCGCTACAGGACAGTTGGGGCTATTGGATGTGGAGATCGGACAAACGGTGGCTGCCGGTCAAAAGATAGGGCAGGTCAATGTGCTCTCGGATTACAAAGTAGAGGCTATGATAGATGAGCACTATATCGATAGGGTGAAACAAGGTTTGTCGGCTACTTTCGAAAGGCAGGACAAGAACTTTGCCCTCGTGGTGCGCAAGGTGTTTCCCGAAGTGCGGGAAAAACAGTTCAAGACTGAGTTTGTGTTCCAAGGCGAACGCCCCGATAATATCCGCACGGGTCAGACATATTACATCAACTTACAGCTGGGTGAGCCTGTAAAGGCTGTGATGATACCTCGAGGTAACTTCTATCAGAATACCGGAGGGCAGTGGATATTTGTCCTAAGTAAGGATGGGCGCAAGGCTACCAAGCGTAACATAAGCATAGGTAAGCAAAACCCCAACTACTATGAAGTACTCAGCGGATTACAACCGGGCGAGAGGGTGATTACGAGCGGTTATGATACCTTTGGCGATGCCGAAGAACTGATCCTGAAATAA
- a CDS encoding ABC transporter permease — MKTYFKYLSRNKLYTFVTVFGFAVSMMFVIVLGLYVKQELSVDTFHKNKDRIFVIGSEDQSNIPNPLPEYVKNLCPEIEAYCRVCSRNIPVGIEGKKGRITKLLAADDTFFQMFSFELEEGSPRDVLTSKQSIVLTREKARELFHNENPIGKSVDVQSKRYIVTGIMKPIPDNSQFPVLDGVINYDFIRNGWGKDVMDNWGNASFYAYFLTKPGTNFQSKAPLLLKNYMNDFWIYNQGFQKEVHITRLTDIYFSERASSGGFFEIKSNSKSSVFIYLGISLLILIISVLNFINMTVAQAGSRGKEAAIKRLLGGSRRSLIMQFLKESLFLTSVSFILGLLFAFIAEPYFNDVLGTKVNLRQQFTPGVIMVCVLFVIALSFLSGILPANVISHFKPIEVIKGTFRHRIKSTYSKVLIVFQYSISMALLICSFFIYLQTQYFVKKDLGFRTDNILILPNVMDSIPQGMLRNELMQIPGVELVSFAQGDPLKGGNNESTKLNGQSISFWTFSVDSLFFKLFDIHVKNTMGETYTPTANASDNPQILPVWMDHKTFNIYRPDPKTMVYKPFDDAPPTMPTTVAVGIFDELKFKSLEIEQPPLFITSLGNESPWSFYVLVNANADKKKVTDAVTAVYTKVNGGKSFEIYHSEDIIKERYSKYARLGKLMTGFTFLTILIMIMGVFAMTLYMIRQKEKEIALRKINGATEVQMLRMLSMESVMRLAIAFAIAAPVSYFAMNKWLQGFAYHITLSWWVFVTAGVVVALLALLSVSLQTLKAARTNPIKCLKNE; from the coding sequence ATGAAAACTTACTTCAAATATCTTAGTCGTAACAAGCTTTACACCTTTGTCACTGTCTTTGGCTTTGCAGTGTCCATGATGTTTGTGATCGTGCTGGGGCTGTATGTAAAGCAGGAGCTCTCGGTCGATACCTTTCACAAAAACAAAGACCGCATCTTTGTCATAGGCTCGGAAGATCAGTCCAACATTCCCAACCCACTACCTGAATATGTAAAGAACCTGTGCCCCGAGATAGAGGCGTATTGCAGGGTTTGTTCTCGCAATATCCCCGTAGGTATAGAGGGAAAAAAAGGCAGAATCACCAAGCTGCTTGCTGCCGACGATACTTTCTTCCAGATGTTTTCCTTCGAGTTGGAGGAAGGTAGCCCAAGGGATGTGCTCACGAGCAAACAGAGCATTGTACTCACACGTGAGAAGGCCAGAGAGCTTTTTCACAATGAGAATCCCATAGGCAAATCTGTCGATGTGCAATCGAAACGCTACATTGTCACCGGGATCATGAAGCCTATACCCGACAACTCACAGTTTCCCGTCTTAGACGGCGTAATCAATTACGATTTCATACGCAATGGCTGGGGTAAGGACGTCATGGACAACTGGGGTAATGCCAGTTTCTACGCTTATTTCCTCACTAAGCCCGGTACAAACTTCCAATCTAAAGCACCTTTGCTACTTAAGAACTACATGAATGACTTTTGGATTTACAATCAGGGATTCCAAAAAGAAGTACATATCACCCGGCTTACAGATATTTATTTCTCGGAAAGAGCCAGTAGTGGAGGATTCTTTGAGATCAAGAGTAACAGCAAGTCATCCGTATTTATTTATCTTGGTATCTCTCTGCTTATCCTCATCATCTCTGTGCTCAACTTTATCAACATGACTGTGGCGCAGGCAGGCTCGCGTGGCAAAGAAGCTGCAATAAAAAGGCTACTGGGAGGCAGTAGACGCAGTCTTATCATGCAATTTCTCAAGGAATCTCTTTTCCTTACCTCTGTGTCCTTCATTTTAGGCTTATTATTTGCTTTCATCGCAGAGCCATATTTCAACGATGTATTGGGGACGAAGGTCAATCTTCGGCAACAATTTACGCCTGGTGTGATTATGGTATGTGTCCTATTTGTCATCGCTTTGTCTTTCCTATCGGGCATATTGCCAGCCAACGTAATCTCGCACTTCAAACCTATTGAGGTGATCAAAGGAACATTCCGTCATCGCATCAAGAGTACTTATTCCAAAGTTCTCATCGTCTTTCAGTATTCCATCTCGATGGCTTTGCTGATATGTAGCTTTTTCATCTATTTGCAAACGCAATATTTTGTGAAAAAGGATCTGGGCTTCCGTACTGATAATATCCTTATTCTACCTAATGTAATGGACTCCATTCCGCAGGGAATGTTGCGCAATGAACTGATGCAGATACCAGGCGTGGAACTGGTGTCTTTTGCTCAGGGCGATCCTTTGAAGGGGGGTAACAACGAGTCAACAAAGCTCAATGGACAGTCAATAAGCTTCTGGACTTTCAGTGTGGATTCCTTGTTTTTCAAGCTATTTGATATTCACGTGAAAAATACGATGGGAGAGACTTATACCCCCACGGCTAATGCAAGTGATAATCCGCAGATACTACCTGTATGGATGGACCATAAGACGTTTAATATCTACCGCCCGGATCCCAAAACGATGGTGTACAAGCCTTTTGACGATGCTCCTCCTACGATGCCTACCACAGTAGCTGTGGGTATATTCGACGAGCTCAAGTTCAAATCCCTGGAGATAGAGCAACCTCCGCTCTTCATCACTTCGCTGGGAAATGAATCCCCATGGTCCTTCTATGTACTTGTCAATGCCAATGCCGACAAAAAGAAAGTGACCGATGCTGTGACTGCCGTTTACACAAAAGTAAATGGTGGTAAGTCTTTCGAAATCTACCACTCTGAAGACATTATCAAGGAGCGCTACAGCAAATATGCTCGACTGGGTAAGTTGATGACGGGATTTACTTTTCTCACCATTCTCATCATGATCATGGGCGTATTTGCCATGACACTCTATATGATACGCCAGAAGGAAAAGGAAATAGCTCTACGTAAGATAAACGGTGCTACGGAAGTGCAGATGCTAAGAATGCTCAGTATGGAATCTGTGATGCGCTTGGCGATAGCTTTTGCCATAGCTGCACCCGTGTCTTATTTTGCCATGAACAAGTGGTTGCAAGGCTTTGCTTATCACATCACACTGTCATGGTGGGTGTTTGTAACAGCAGGTGTGGTTGTGGCTTTGCTGGCTCTTCTATCGGTAAGTCTGCAGACACTCAAGGCTGCGCGTACCAATCCTATAAAATGCCTTAAAAACGAATAA
- a CDS encoding ABC transporter permease, with protein sequence MNTLKLTFRRLFRRGEHSISKILSLTLGLSVGLLLLSVVIFEKSYERDYTDNDRIYIIQTSIKKKEEPSREFISTPGAIAPGMKAEVPGVEVATRMTGISAVDAPIFTEDKRQFSGESVLADASFFDIFDTPILIGNPKEVLSTAGRCMISDKLAWLIGGDVVGKQITLLGHLKAPLTIGGVFKTLPKNSMVTGDVLISMKSIGSYTWDGSENWLGNDRYHGFVKLEKGIDPKTLDKPIHDMLMRHVDKELLKQAGVDLTFTLSPITTLRMSEPSIAKTVLILEIVGIALIVLGLLNYILMVTASVVNRRKAIAIQKCYGANTSDVKKAFLSETVLYLIIATLLGLLLVFLLNKPIASLLSQELVNFISWRTGLLIFGILVLVTWLIGWLPARMFSHIPVVQVFRTFSVTGRTWKLSLLGIEFTAITFMIALLMIVSRQYNYMIGQDMGFNPKGVYYISINGLDKKDAKNIYSIFKEQSGVRMVAASTVLPFENQSGDNFVNPDTKEELFNLADLFNVDKDFLPLMEMKIVEGVGFDENSIPDKEMILSRNAADKLARAMGWKDGVVGKTIILTSFGDLKIVGVYDDIILKRSSEGLYPSKMPSAMVYGYNWINYISVRVDEPQKAKTLEALQTIYNKYYEAGNAELKSLEDEMLRCYDASLHFKYIIMSGALVALIISLIGLIGYTNNEINRRRKELAIRKINGAGVLDILRLFILDMYKLAIPSVVLGLVMAYFISTKWLENFSYKAPLQAGIFVLAACVVLLIITLTVVINTISIARQNPIKSIQYE encoded by the coding sequence ATGAACACATTAAAGCTGACATTTCGGCGTCTCTTTCGTCGTGGCGAGCATAGTATCAGCAAGATACTATCGCTTACCTTAGGTCTCAGTGTGGGACTATTGTTACTCTCCGTCGTTATCTTTGAGAAGTCTTATGAGCGTGACTACACTGACAATGATCGCATTTACATCATCCAGACTTCTATAAAGAAAAAGGAAGAACCCTCCAGAGAATTTATAAGCACTCCCGGTGCTATAGCTCCCGGTATGAAGGCTGAGGTGCCGGGCGTAGAGGTAGCAACTCGTATGACGGGCATCTCAGCTGTAGATGCTCCTATCTTTACAGAGGACAAAAGGCAGTTTAGCGGTGAGAGTGTACTGGCGGATGCTTCCTTCTTCGATATCTTCGATACACCTATATTAATAGGTAACCCTAAAGAGGTACTATCTACCGCTGGGCGGTGTATGATATCGGACAAACTGGCTTGGCTCATCGGAGGAGATGTCGTGGGGAAACAGATTACACTCCTCGGGCACCTCAAGGCGCCACTTACTATAGGTGGCGTGTTCAAGACTTTGCCCAAAAACAGTATGGTCACGGGTGATGTGCTTATCTCTATGAAGTCTATAGGCAGCTACACTTGGGACGGATCGGAAAACTGGCTCGGCAACGACCGCTACCATGGCTTTGTGAAACTGGAGAAGGGGATTGATCCCAAAACACTAGACAAGCCCATCCATGACATGCTCATGCGCCACGTAGACAAAGAGCTCCTCAAGCAGGCAGGCGTAGACCTTACCTTTACACTCTCGCCTATTACAACGTTGAGGATGAGCGAGCCTTCGATAGCCAAGACGGTACTCATCTTGGAAATTGTAGGTATAGCTCTTATCGTACTGGGGCTACTCAATTATATCCTGATGGTCACCGCCTCGGTGGTCAATAGGCGTAAGGCTATAGCTATACAAAAGTGTTACGGCGCCAATACCAGTGATGTTAAAAAAGCATTCCTAAGCGAGACGGTATTATATCTTATCATCGCAACTTTGTTGGGATTATTGCTGGTCTTCTTGCTCAATAAGCCTATAGCATCGTTGCTCTCTCAGGAGTTGGTCAATTTTATATCCTGGCGCACAGGTCTTCTTATTTTCGGTATTTTAGTTTTGGTTACGTGGCTTATCGGTTGGTTACCGGCTCGCATGTTTTCTCATATTCCCGTAGTGCAGGTATTCCGCACTTTCAGTGTCACAGGGCGCACTTGGAAGTTATCCTTACTGGGCATCGAGTTTACTGCCATTACTTTTATGATAGCCCTACTCATGATAGTGAGTCGCCAATACAATTACATGATAGGTCAGGATATGGGCTTCAATCCCAAAGGCGTTTACTACATCTCCATCAATGGACTGGACAAAAAGGATGCAAAAAATATCTATAGCATCTTCAAAGAACAGTCTGGTGTACGCATGGTAGCAGCATCTACCGTATTGCCTTTCGAAAACCAGAGTGGCGATAATTTCGTCAATCCAGATACAAAAGAAGAGCTATTCAATCTGGCCGATCTGTTTAATGTAGATAAAGATTTCCTCCCGCTCATGGAAATGAAAATAGTCGAGGGCGTAGGATTTGATGAGAACTCTATCCCGGACAAAGAGATGATCTTGAGCCGCAATGCTGCCGACAAGCTGGCACGCGCCATGGGATGGAAAGATGGCGTCGTAGGCAAGACTATCATACTTACCTCCTTCGGCGATCTCAAGATCGTAGGTGTTTATGATGATATCATCCTCAAAAGATCTTCCGAAGGCCTTTACCCGAGCAAGATGCCATCGGCGATGGTCTATGGGTATAACTGGATCAACTACATATCTGTCCGTGTAGATGAGCCCCAGAAGGCCAAGACTTTGGAGGCACTACAAACGATCTACAATAAATACTATGAGGCAGGAAATGCTGAGCTCAAGTCGCTCGAAGACGAGATGCTACGTTGCTACGACGCCTCGCTACATTTCAAATACATCATCATGTCTGGGGCTTTGGTAGCGCTTATCATCTCGCTCATCGGTCTCATCGGTTATACCAATAACGAGATCAACCGCCGCCGTAAGGAACTCGCCATACGCAAAATCAACGGTGCCGGAGTACTCGATATACTCCGCCTCTTTATCCTCGACATGTACAAGCTGGCCATACCATCTGTGGTCTTGGGGTTAGTGATGGCTTACTTTATTTCTACTAAATGGCTCGAAAACTTCAGTTACAAAGCGCCCCTCCAGGCAGGCATCTTTGTCCTTGCAGCCTGTGTGGTATTGCTCATTATTACGCTCACTGTTGTGATCAATACGATCAGCATTGCTCGCCAAAACCCCATCAAATCCATTCAATACGAATAA
- a CDS encoding ABC transporter ATP-binding protein, which yields MIQIKDLTKVFRTEEIETVALDGVSLHVKQGEFIAIMGPSGCGKSTLLNIMGLLDNPTSGIYMLDGQEVGNLKEKDRTGVRKGKIGFVFQSFNLIDEMTVEENVELPLIYLGVKSQERKERVEAALRKMNISHRSGHFPNQLSGGQQQRVAIARAVVANPKLILADEPTGNLDSKNGAEVMDLLTQLNAEGATIVMVTHSEHDAGFAHRIVRLFDGKIIS from the coding sequence ATGATCCAGATTAAAGATTTGACCAAAGTATTCCGTACGGAAGAAATAGAAACAGTAGCACTCGATGGTGTTAGTTTGCATGTAAAACAGGGTGAATTTATCGCCATTATGGGGCCTTCGGGCTGTGGCAAATCCACACTGCTCAATATTATGGGCTTACTGGACAATCCTACATCCGGTATATACATGCTCGACGGGCAGGAAGTGGGAAATCTCAAGGAGAAAGACCGCACGGGAGTACGCAAAGGTAAGATAGGCTTTGTGTTTCAGAGTTTCAATCTGATCGACGAGATGACCGTAGAGGAAAACGTAGAGCTTCCTCTGATCTACCTCGGTGTAAAATCACAAGAGCGTAAAGAGCGTGTGGAGGCTGCTTTGCGCAAGATGAATATAAGCCATCGGTCAGGACACTTTCCTAATCAGCTTTCCGGTGGTCAGCAGCAGCGTGTGGCCATAGCACGTGCCGTGGTAGCAAATCCTAAGCTTATTCTTGCTGATGAGCCTACGGGTAATCTTGACTCCAAGAACGGAGCTGAGGTAATGGACTTACTTACACAACTCAACGCTGAAGGTGCCACTATTGTGATGGTAACACACTCGGAGCATGATGCCGGCTTTGCTCATCGCATTGTAAGGCTTTTCGACGGTAAGATTATTAGCTGA